Proteins from one Bufo gargarizans isolate SCDJY-AF-19 chromosome 8, ASM1485885v1, whole genome shotgun sequence genomic window:
- the LOC122945228 gene encoding THAP domain-containing protein 5-like produces the protein MSASSQGIGKMPGTCWVKDCFYLPGRSHNGHEIKLHTFPNCRERVVEWLLQLIPAGDEVNALAEDILTMKRRKYNKYRLCSLHFTEDSFIVNVCGRVLRPKAIPTIFPNFLDSDRKVAEDLTKAKAFKRKRLDNLSAPEASKKALIPESSIKTESSEQTESGSSPEIQHFPEIVESPRSKFSDVSIQTDCDLTNSMVIIRDPKVFLMKFVDYSTFFKTE, from the exons atgtcagcttcaagtcaag GAATTGGCAAAATGCCAGGGACTTGTTGGGTCAAGGACTGCTTTTACTTGCCTGGTCGTAGCCACAATGGCCACGAAATAAAATTGCATACCTTTCCGAACTGTCGGGAAAGAGTGGTAGAATGGTTGTTGCAGTTAATTCCTGCGGGGGACGAAGTAAATGCTCTTGCCGAAGACATTCTTACAATGAAGCGAAGAAAATACAATAAGTATAGACTTTGTTCATTACATTTCACAGAGGACAGTTTCATTGTCAATGTCTGCGGACGTGTACTTCGTCCGAAGGCAATCCCGACCATATTCCCCAATTTTCTAGATTCTGACCGAAAAGTTGCAGAGGATTTAACTAAAGCCAAAGCGTTCAAGAGAAAACGACTTGATAATCTTAGCGCGCCGGAGGCTTCTAAAAAAGCTCTGATCCCTGAATCGTCCATAAAAACGGAGTCAAGCGAGCAAACGGAATCCGGTTCCTCCCCGGAAATTCAACATTTTCCAGAGATTGTTGAAAGTCCTAGGTCAAAGTTCTCAGATGTTTCAATTCAGACTGATTGCGACCTAACAAATTCCATGGTTATTATTCGCGACCCAAAAGTTTTCCTAATGAAGTTTGTCGATTACAGCACTTTTTTCAAAACCGAGTAG
- the ATP2A1 gene encoding sarcoplasmic/endoplasmic reticulum calcium ATPase 1 isoform X1, which yields MENAHMKSTEECLAYFGVDENTGLSPEQVKKNFDKFGPNELPAEEGKSIWELVAEQFEDLLVRILLLAAVISFVLAWFEEGEETITAFVEPFVILLILIANAVVGVWQERNAEDAIEALKEYEPEMGKVYRSDRKSVQRIKARVIVPGDIVEVAVGDKVPADIRLISIKSTTLRIDQSILTGESVSVIKHTETVPDPRAVNQDKKNMLFSGTNVGAGKAIGVVIATGANTEIGKIRDEMAATEQEKTPLQQKLDEFGEQLSKVISLICVAVWMINIGHFNDPIHGGSWIKGAIYYFKIAVALAVAAIPEGLPAVITTCLALGTRRMAKKNAIVRSLPSVETLGCTSVICSDKTGTLTTNQMSVCRMFVMDKVEGDVCSLNEFCIGGSTYAPEGDVTKNDKIVKAGQYDGLVELATICALCNDSSLDFNETKGVYEKVGEATETALTTLVEKMNVFNTDVKSLSKVERANACNSVIKQLMKKEFTLEFSRDRKSMSVYCTPAKASRAAVGNKMFVKGAPEGVIDRCNYVRVGTTRVPFTSAIKDKILAIIKEWGTGRDTLRCLALATRDTPPKREDMVLEDATKFVDYETDLTFVGCVGMLDPPRKEVMGSIKLCREAGIRVIMITGDNKGTAIAICRRIGIFGEDDDVTGRAFTGREFDDLPPAEQRHACKHASCFARVEPSHKSKIVEFLQSFDEITAMTGDGVNDAPALKKAEIGIAMGSGTAVAKTASEMVLADDNFSTIVAAVEEGRAIYNNMKQFIRYLISSNVGEVVCIFLTAALGLPEALIPVQLLWVNLVTDGLPATALGFNPPDLDIMDRPPRSPKEPLISGWLFFRYMAIGGYVGAATVGAAAWWFMCADDGPSVTFYQLSHFMQCTEDNPDFEGLECEIFESPVPMTMALSVLVTIEMCNALNSLSENQSLIRMPPWVNIWLLGSICLSMSLHFLILYVDPLPMIFKLTPLDFTKWFVVLKISFPVILLDELLKFVARNYLEDKEKLM from the exons AGCTCCCAGCTGAGGAGG GAAAGTCCATTTGGGAACTAGTCGCAGAACAGTTTGAAGATCTGCTTGTCCGAATTCTGCTGCTGGCCGCCGTCATATCTTTC GTGCTGGCCTGGTTTGAAGAAGGTGAAGAGACAATCACAGCTTTTGTGGAACCCTTCGTCATCCTGCTGATCCTCATCGCCAATGCAGTTGTAGGAGTCTGGCAG GAAAGGAACGCTGAAGATGCCATTGAAGCTCTTAAGGAATATGAGCCCGAAATGGGAAAAGTTTACCGCAGCGACAGAAAATCAGTACAAAGAATCAAGGCAAGAGTGATCGTGCCTGGTGACATTGTGGAGGTAGCAG TTGGTGACAAAGTTCCAGCTGACATCAGACTCATCAGCATTAAATCCACCACCCTGCGTATTGACCAGTCCATCCTGACAGGAGAGTCTGTCTCCGTCATTAAACACACAGAGACTGTCCCCGACCCCAGAGCTGTCAATCAGGACAAGAAAAACATGCTGTTCTCC GGTACCAACGTAGGAGCTGGTAAGGCTATTGGCGTTGTCATTGCCACTGGAGCCAACACTGAAATTGGTAAGATTCGTGACGAGATGGCAGCCACAGAACAAGAGAAGACCCCACTTCAGCAGAAACTGGATGAGTTTGGCGAGCAGCTGTCCAAAGTCATTTCCCTCATCTGCGTTGCTGTATGGATGATCAACATTGGACACTTCAATGACCCCATCCATGGTGGCTCTTGGATCAAAGGAGCTATTTATTACTTCAAGATTGCTGTGGCTCTGGCTGTAGCTGCCATTCCTGAAG GTCTCCCCGCTGTAATCACCACTTGTCTGGCCTTGGGCACAAGACGTATGGCTAAGAAGAACGCTATTGTCAGAAGCTTACCCTCTGTGGAAACTCTTGGCTGCACATCAGTCATTTGCTCTGACAAGACTGGAACTCTGACCACCAACCAGATGTCTGTCTGCAGG ATGTTTGTCATGGATAAAGTTGAGGGTGATGTCTGCTCCCTGAACGAGTTCTGCATCGGTGGATCCACCTACGCCCCTGAAGGAGACGT TACGAAGAATGATAAGATTGTGAAGGCCGGCCAATATGATGGGCTAGTGGAATTGGCCACAATCTGTGCACTTTGCAATGACTCTTCTCTCGACTTCAACGAG ACCAAAGGAGTGTATGAGAAGGTCGGAGAAGCCACCGAGACCGCTTTGACAACTCTTGTTGAGAAGATGAACGTATTTAACACAGACGTAAAGAGTCTGTCTAAAGTCGAGCGTGCCAATGCCTGTAACTCT GTTATTAAACAGCTGATGAAGAAAGAATTCACCCTGGAGTTCTCCCGTGACCGGAAGTCCATGTCCGTTTACTGCACACCCGCCAAAGCTTCCAGAGCTGCAGTTGGTAACAAGATGTTTGTGAAG GGTGCCCCAGAGGGTGTCATTGACCGTTGCAACTATGTGCGTGTGGGCACAACACGGGTACCTTTCACCTCTGCCATTAAGGATAAAATCCTGGCTATAATCAAGGAGTGGGGCACAGGAAGAGACACCTTGCGTTGCTTGGCTCTTGCCACAAGAGACACCCCACCAAAGAGAGAAGACATGGTTCTTGAGGACGCTACCAAGTTTGTTGACTATGAG ACTGACCTGACATTTGTTGGCTGCGTGGGTATGCTGGACCCCCCTCGTAAGGAAGTCATGGGCTCAATCAAGCTTTGCCGTGAAGCTGGTATCCGTGTCATCATGATCACCGGTGATAACAAGGGCACAGCCATTGCTATCTGTCGTCGTATTGGCATCTTTGGCGAGGATGATGATGTAACAGGCCGTGCCTTCACCGGTCGTGAATTTGATGATCTGCCCCCAGCAGAACAAAGACATGCCTGCAAACATGCATCCTGCTTTGCCAGAGTTGAGCCAAGTCACAAATCTAAGATCGTTGAGTTCCTGCAGTCCTTTGATGAAATCACAGCTATG ACTGGTGATGGTGTCAATGATGCCCCTGCTCTTAAGAAAGCTGAGATTGGTATTGCTATGGGTTCTGGTACCGCTGTGGCTAAGACAGCCTCTGAAATGGTGTTGGCTGATGACAACTTCTCCACCATTGTGGCTGCAGTAGAAGAGGGTCGTGCCATTTACAACAACATGAAGCAATTTATCCGCTACCTCATTTCTTCCAACGTAGGAGAGGTCGTCTG TATCTTCCTAACTGCTGCTTTGGGTCTGCCCGAGGCTTTGATCCCTGTACAACTGCTCTGGGTGAACCTGGTCACTGACGGTCTGCCTGCTACAGCCCTGGGCTTCAATCCCCCCGACCTGGACATCATGGACAGACCACCTCGTAGCCCCAAGGAGCCCCTCATCAGCGGCTGGCTGTTCTTCCGTTACATGGCCATTGGAG GCTATGTGGGTGCCGCCACTGTAGGTGCTGCAGCATGGTGGTTCATGTGTGCCGATGATGGACCTTCAGTAACTTTCTACCAGCTG AGCCATTTCATGCAGTGCACAGAAGACAATCCTGACTTTGAAGGCCTTGAATGTGAAATCTTTGAATCTCCAGTTCCCATGACCATGGCTCTGTCCGTGCTGGTCACCATTGAGATGTGCAATGCTCTGAACAG tcTTTCAGAGAACCAGTCTCTGATCAGGATGCCCCCATGGGTCAACATTTGGCTGCTGGGCTCCATCTGCCTCTCCATGTCCCTCCACTTCCTGATCCTTTACGTTGATCCCCTGCCA ATGATCTTCAAGTTGACACCTCTGGACTTCACTAAGTGGTTTGTTGTCCTGAAGATTTCTTTCCCCGTCATCCTATTGGACGAACTTTTGAAATTTGTTGCCCGTAACTACCTTGAAG ATAAAGAAAAACTGATGTAA
- the ATP2A1 gene encoding sarcoplasmic/endoplasmic reticulum calcium ATPase 1 isoform X2 produces the protein MENAHMKSTEECLAYFGVDENTGLSPEQVKKNFDKFGPNELPAEEGKSIWELVAEQFEDLLVRILLLAAVISFVLAWFEEGEETITAFVEPFVILLILIANAVVGVWQERNAEDAIEALKEYEPEMGKVYRSDRKSVQRIKARVIVPGDIVEVAVGDKVPADIRLISIKSTTLRIDQSILTGESVSVIKHTETVPDPRAVNQDKKNMLFSGTNVGAGKAIGVVIATGANTEIGKIRDEMAATEQEKTPLQQKLDEFGEQLSKVISLICVAVWMINIGHFNDPIHGGSWIKGAIYYFKIAVALAVAAIPEGLPAVITTCLALGTRRMAKKNAIVRSLPSVETLGCTSVICSDKTGTLTTNQMSVCRMFVMDKVEGDVCSLNEFCIGGSTYAPEGDVTKNDKIVKAGQYDGLVELATICALCNDSSLDFNETKGVYEKVGEATETALTTLVEKMNVFNTDVKSLSKVERANACNSVIKQLMKKEFTLEFSRDRKSMSVYCTPAKASRAAVGNKMFVKGAPEGVIDRCNYVRVGTTRVPFTSAIKDKILAIIKEWGTGRDTLRCLALATRDTPPKREDMVLEDATKFVDYETDLTFVGCVGMLDPPRKEVMGSIKLCREAGIRVIMITGDNKGTAIAICRRIGIFGEDDDVTGRAFTGREFDDLPPAEQRHACKHASCFARVEPSHKSKIVEFLQSFDEITAMTGDGVNDAPALKKAEIGIAMGSGTAVAKTASEMVLADDNFSTIVAAVEEGRAIYNNMKQFIRYLISSNVGEVVCIFLTAALGLPEALIPVQLLWVNLVTDGLPATALGFNPPDLDIMDRPPRSPKEPLISGWLFFRYMAIGGYVGAATVGAAAWWFMCADDGPSVTFYQLSHFMQCTEDNPDFEGLECEIFESPVPMTMALSVLVTIEMCNALNSLSENQSLIRMPPWVNIWLLGSICLSMSLHFLILYVDPLPMIFKLTPLDFTKWFVVLKISFPVILLDELLKFVARNYLEA, from the exons AGCTCCCAGCTGAGGAGG GAAAGTCCATTTGGGAACTAGTCGCAGAACAGTTTGAAGATCTGCTTGTCCGAATTCTGCTGCTGGCCGCCGTCATATCTTTC GTGCTGGCCTGGTTTGAAGAAGGTGAAGAGACAATCACAGCTTTTGTGGAACCCTTCGTCATCCTGCTGATCCTCATCGCCAATGCAGTTGTAGGAGTCTGGCAG GAAAGGAACGCTGAAGATGCCATTGAAGCTCTTAAGGAATATGAGCCCGAAATGGGAAAAGTTTACCGCAGCGACAGAAAATCAGTACAAAGAATCAAGGCAAGAGTGATCGTGCCTGGTGACATTGTGGAGGTAGCAG TTGGTGACAAAGTTCCAGCTGACATCAGACTCATCAGCATTAAATCCACCACCCTGCGTATTGACCAGTCCATCCTGACAGGAGAGTCTGTCTCCGTCATTAAACACACAGAGACTGTCCCCGACCCCAGAGCTGTCAATCAGGACAAGAAAAACATGCTGTTCTCC GGTACCAACGTAGGAGCTGGTAAGGCTATTGGCGTTGTCATTGCCACTGGAGCCAACACTGAAATTGGTAAGATTCGTGACGAGATGGCAGCCACAGAACAAGAGAAGACCCCACTTCAGCAGAAACTGGATGAGTTTGGCGAGCAGCTGTCCAAAGTCATTTCCCTCATCTGCGTTGCTGTATGGATGATCAACATTGGACACTTCAATGACCCCATCCATGGTGGCTCTTGGATCAAAGGAGCTATTTATTACTTCAAGATTGCTGTGGCTCTGGCTGTAGCTGCCATTCCTGAAG GTCTCCCCGCTGTAATCACCACTTGTCTGGCCTTGGGCACAAGACGTATGGCTAAGAAGAACGCTATTGTCAGAAGCTTACCCTCTGTGGAAACTCTTGGCTGCACATCAGTCATTTGCTCTGACAAGACTGGAACTCTGACCACCAACCAGATGTCTGTCTGCAGG ATGTTTGTCATGGATAAAGTTGAGGGTGATGTCTGCTCCCTGAACGAGTTCTGCATCGGTGGATCCACCTACGCCCCTGAAGGAGACGT TACGAAGAATGATAAGATTGTGAAGGCCGGCCAATATGATGGGCTAGTGGAATTGGCCACAATCTGTGCACTTTGCAATGACTCTTCTCTCGACTTCAACGAG ACCAAAGGAGTGTATGAGAAGGTCGGAGAAGCCACCGAGACCGCTTTGACAACTCTTGTTGAGAAGATGAACGTATTTAACACAGACGTAAAGAGTCTGTCTAAAGTCGAGCGTGCCAATGCCTGTAACTCT GTTATTAAACAGCTGATGAAGAAAGAATTCACCCTGGAGTTCTCCCGTGACCGGAAGTCCATGTCCGTTTACTGCACACCCGCCAAAGCTTCCAGAGCTGCAGTTGGTAACAAGATGTTTGTGAAG GGTGCCCCAGAGGGTGTCATTGACCGTTGCAACTATGTGCGTGTGGGCACAACACGGGTACCTTTCACCTCTGCCATTAAGGATAAAATCCTGGCTATAATCAAGGAGTGGGGCACAGGAAGAGACACCTTGCGTTGCTTGGCTCTTGCCACAAGAGACACCCCACCAAAGAGAGAAGACATGGTTCTTGAGGACGCTACCAAGTTTGTTGACTATGAG ACTGACCTGACATTTGTTGGCTGCGTGGGTATGCTGGACCCCCCTCGTAAGGAAGTCATGGGCTCAATCAAGCTTTGCCGTGAAGCTGGTATCCGTGTCATCATGATCACCGGTGATAACAAGGGCACAGCCATTGCTATCTGTCGTCGTATTGGCATCTTTGGCGAGGATGATGATGTAACAGGCCGTGCCTTCACCGGTCGTGAATTTGATGATCTGCCCCCAGCAGAACAAAGACATGCCTGCAAACATGCATCCTGCTTTGCCAGAGTTGAGCCAAGTCACAAATCTAAGATCGTTGAGTTCCTGCAGTCCTTTGATGAAATCACAGCTATG ACTGGTGATGGTGTCAATGATGCCCCTGCTCTTAAGAAAGCTGAGATTGGTATTGCTATGGGTTCTGGTACCGCTGTGGCTAAGACAGCCTCTGAAATGGTGTTGGCTGATGACAACTTCTCCACCATTGTGGCTGCAGTAGAAGAGGGTCGTGCCATTTACAACAACATGAAGCAATTTATCCGCTACCTCATTTCTTCCAACGTAGGAGAGGTCGTCTG TATCTTCCTAACTGCTGCTTTGGGTCTGCCCGAGGCTTTGATCCCTGTACAACTGCTCTGGGTGAACCTGGTCACTGACGGTCTGCCTGCTACAGCCCTGGGCTTCAATCCCCCCGACCTGGACATCATGGACAGACCACCTCGTAGCCCCAAGGAGCCCCTCATCAGCGGCTGGCTGTTCTTCCGTTACATGGCCATTGGAG GCTATGTGGGTGCCGCCACTGTAGGTGCTGCAGCATGGTGGTTCATGTGTGCCGATGATGGACCTTCAGTAACTTTCTACCAGCTG AGCCATTTCATGCAGTGCACAGAAGACAATCCTGACTTTGAAGGCCTTGAATGTGAAATCTTTGAATCTCCAGTTCCCATGACCATGGCTCTGTCCGTGCTGGTCACCATTGAGATGTGCAATGCTCTGAACAG tcTTTCAGAGAACCAGTCTCTGATCAGGATGCCCCCATGGGTCAACATTTGGCTGCTGGGCTCCATCTGCCTCTCCATGTCCCTCCACTTCCTGATCCTTTACGTTGATCCCCTGCCA ATGATCTTCAAGTTGACACCTCTGGACTTCACTAAGTGGTTTGTTGTCCTGAAGATTTCTTTCCCCGTCATCCTATTGGACGAACTTTTGAAATTTGTTGCCCGTAACTACCTTGAAG CATAA